The following proteins are co-located in the Gigantopelta aegis isolate Gae_Host chromosome 5, Gae_host_genome, whole genome shotgun sequence genome:
- the LOC121373511 gene encoding proline-rich protein 36-like — MAAALEEPPAELPRGPPISMAAALEEPSAELPRGPPISMAAALEEPSAELPRGAPISMAAALEEPPAELPREPPISMAAAFEEPPAELPREPPISMDAALEEPSAELPHGPPISMAAALEEPSAELPRGPPISMAAALEEPPAELPRGPPISMAAALEEPPAELPRGPPISMAAALEEPSAELPRGPPISMAAALEEPPAELPRGPPISMAAALEEPPAELPRGPPISMAAALEEPSAELPHGPPISMAAALEEPPAELPRGPISMAAALEEPSAELPHGPPISMAAALEEPPAELPRGPPISMAAALEEPPAELPRGPPISMAAAPEEPTAELPRGAPISMAPALEEPPQRCILNQLTLPPVVDESDQYKMDARPKGMCVIINNRDFTWPGLSRRDGTDEDVAKLDQFFTRSHFKVKVFENQTDSDMLEELKRISSLNHQPYDCFVCFILSHGERESVYGTNGRLVSVSEIQSFFSARQCRSLGKKPKLFFIQACQGREAAQGVNVEDTDHGGSWEYDVTVENPVHEHADFLTVFATAPGFIAYRNATSGTQFISTLIDMMDKYHGLSITDTVTKVTNVMDMGAGLKQIPMFKSTLRKRVVLN; from the coding sequence ATGGCTGCTGCTCTCGAGGAACCACCTGCAGAGTTACCACGTGGACCTCCCATCAGTATGGCTGCTGCACTCGAGGAACCATCTGCAGAGTTACCACGTGGACCTCCCATCAGTATGGCTGCTGCACTCGAGGAACCATCTGCAGAGTTACCACGGGGCGCTCCTATCAGTATGGCTGCTGCACTCGAGGAACCACCTGCTGAGTTACCACGTGAACCTCCTATCAGTATGGCTGCTGCATTCGAGGAACCACCTGCTGAGTTACCACGTGAACCTCCTATCAGTATGGATGCTGCACTCGAGGAACCATCTGCAGAGTTACCACATGGACCTCCTATCAGTATGGCTGCTGCACTCGAGGAACCATCTGCAGAGTTACCACGTGGACCTCCTATCAGTATGGCTGCTGCACTCGAGGAACCACCTGCTGAGTTACCACGTGGACCTCCTATCAGTATGGCTGCTGCACTCGAGGAACCACCTGCTGAGTTACCACGTGGACCTCCTATCAGTATGGCTGCTGCACTCGAGGAACCATCTGCAGAGTTACCACGTGGACCTCCTATCAGTATGGCTGCTGCACTCGAGGAACCACCTGCTGAGTTACCACGTGGACCTCCTATCAGTATGGCTGCTGCACTCGAGGAACCACCTGCTGAGTTACCACGTGGACCTCCTATCAGTATGGCTGCTGCACTCGAGGAACCATCTGCAGAGTTGCCACATGGACCTCCTATCAGTATGGCTGCTGCACTCGAGGAACCACCTGCTGAGTTACCACGTGGACCTATCAGTATGGCTGCTGCACTCGAGGAACCATCTGCAGAGTTGCCACATGGACCTCCTATCAGTATGGCTGCTGCACTCGAGGAACCACCTGCTGAGTTACCACGTGGACCTCCTATCAGTATGGCTGCTGCACTCGAGGAACCACCTGCAGAGTTACCACGGGGACCTCCTATCAGTATGGCTGCTGCACCCGAGGAACCAACAGCAGAGTTACCACGGGGCGCTCCTATCAGTATGGCTCCTGCACTCGAGGAACCACCACAACGATGTATCTTAAACCAATTGACACTTCCACCAGTAGTGGATGAGAGTGATCAGTACAAAATGGACGCCAGACCAAAAGGGATGTGTGTGATCATCAACAACAGAGACTTCACCTGGCCAGGACTGAGCAGACGAGACGGGACAGACGAAGACGTGGCCAAACTGGACCAGTTCTTCACGCGATCTCACTTCAAGGTCAAAGTGTTTGAAAACCAGACCGATTCAGACATGCTGGAAGAACTGAAACGAATATCGTCGCTGAATCATCAACCGTATGACTGCTTCGTCTGCTTCATCCTCTCTCACGGCGAGAGGGAGTCCGTGTATGGAACCAACGGTCGTCTGGTCAGCGTGTCGGAAATACAGTCGTTCTTCTCAGCCAGGCAGTGCCGCTCGTTAggaaagaagcccaaactgttTTTCATCCAAGCTTGTCAGGGCAGGGAAGCCGCACAAGGTGTCAACGTGGAGGACACCGATCACGGAGGAAGCTGGGAGTATGACGTCACAGTTGAGAATCCGGTGCACGAGCACGCCGATTTCCTGACAGTGTTCGCCACGGCTCCAGGATTCATTGCCTACAGAAACGCGACATCCGGGACTCAGTTCATCTCGACATTGATCGACATGATGGACAAGTACCACGGTCTGAGTATCACTGACACCGTTACCAAGGTAACAAACGTGATGGATATGGGCGCTGGACTGAAGCAGATTCCCATGTTTAAGTCGACCCTGCGAAAACGAGTCGTTTTAAATTAG